The following are from one region of the Hydrogenophaga sp. BPS33 genome:
- a CDS encoding MBL fold metallo-hydrolase RNA specificity domain-containing protein produces MPTLISLGGAGTVTGSKHLLTHGDTQLLVDCGLFQGLKNLRELNWEPLPVDPRSIDAVVLTHAHLDHSGHLPKLVRDGFTGPIFSTPATAAVAELILEDSAHLQEKDAEFANRKGFSRHHPALPLYGVREARRALRAFEPVPLHTPVALLGGATLVLRGAGHILGASTAQIDIGGRRIVFSGDLGRYGDAVMKDPEPVPEADYVVIESTYGNRRHEDVDPVEALGAVVERTVRRGGTVVIPAFAVGRAQSLIYHLWQLRQAGRLPHTAVYLDSPMAGSASQLLHDHPRDHKLKTRDYEAACGAVTYVRDADASHALSSNRYPKVIVSASGMATGGRVLHHMVAFGTDHRNTILFSGYQAAGTRGRALLEGAREVKIHGQWIPIRAEVAELPMLSAHADSHELLRWLGGFRREPQKVFIVHGEPDASEALRVRIERELGWAAVVPRQEQVFRL; encoded by the coding sequence ATGCCAACGTTGATCTCTCTGGGCGGGGCCGGCACCGTCACCGGCTCCAAGCACCTGCTCACCCATGGCGACACACAGCTGCTCGTCGACTGCGGTCTCTTCCAAGGTTTGAAGAACCTGCGCGAGCTCAACTGGGAGCCCTTGCCGGTGGACCCGCGGTCCATCGATGCGGTGGTGCTCACGCACGCGCACCTGGACCATTCGGGCCATCTGCCCAAACTCGTGCGGGACGGGTTCACCGGCCCTATCTTCTCGACGCCTGCGACCGCCGCCGTGGCCGAGCTGATCCTGGAAGACAGCGCCCATCTGCAGGAGAAAGATGCCGAGTTCGCCAACCGCAAAGGTTTCTCCCGGCACCATCCTGCCTTGCCCTTGTATGGCGTGCGAGAGGCGCGACGCGCCCTGCGGGCGTTCGAGCCGGTGCCGCTGCACACGCCAGTGGCATTGCTAGGTGGGGCGACACTGGTGCTGCGCGGAGCCGGCCACATCCTGGGCGCGTCGACTGCGCAGATCGACATCGGCGGGCGGCGCATTGTCTTCTCGGGCGACCTTGGCCGCTATGGCGATGCCGTGATGAAAGACCCCGAGCCCGTGCCCGAGGCGGACTACGTGGTGATCGAATCCACCTACGGCAACCGGCGGCATGAGGACGTGGACCCGGTGGAGGCACTGGGCGCCGTGGTCGAGCGCACGGTCCGAAGGGGCGGCACGGTGGTGATTCCGGCGTTCGCGGTGGGCCGCGCGCAGTCGTTGATCTACCACCTTTGGCAGCTCCGGCAGGCCGGGCGTTTGCCCCACACAGCGGTTTACCTCGACAGCCCCATGGCGGGCAGCGCCAGCCAACTGCTGCACGACCACCCGCGCGACCACAAACTCAAGACCCGGGACTACGAAGCCGCATGCGGCGCAGTGACCTACGTGCGCGATGCGGATGCATCCCATGCCCTGTCGTCCAACCGCTATCCCAAGGTGATCGTCTCCGCCAGCGGCATGGCCACGGGCGGGCGCGTGCTGCACCACATGGTCGCCTTCGGAACGGACCACCGCAACACCATCCTGTTCTCCGGCTACCAGGCGGCGGGCACGCGCGGGCGCGCCCTTCTGGAGGGCGCGCGCGAGGTGAAGATCCACGGCCAATGGATCCCGATCCGTGCGGAGGTGGCCGAGCTGCCGATGCTGTCTGCCCACGCCGACAGCCACGAACTGCTGCGTTGGCTGGGCGGTTTTCGCCGGGAACCGCAGAAGGTCTTCATCGTGCATGGAGAGCCCGATGCGTCGGAAGCGCTGCGCGTGCGCATCGAACGCGAATTGGGATGGGCGGCGGTGGTGCCGCGGCAGGAGCAGGTGTTTCGTCTGTAG
- a CDS encoding acyclic terpene utilization AtuA family protein translates to MTEQVKILVPSGALGAGNNRAPEPFDRGVREKPDVIAVDAGSTDSGPHYLGSANPKPSRAVLRSELRQLMVARAELGVPLIVGSCGTSGADNGVNIMRDICADIARELGQTVRVACLYSEQSADTVKQALREGRIRALQPERPIDEALIDRCSHIVGLMGVEPIIHALEQGADIVLAGRTTDTALMAAVPVMRGLPAGAAWHAAKTLECGALCTTAPTVGAVLATVDGTGFTIEALSEGGRATPRTVHAHMLYENADPFVLTEPGGVLDVTDATYTALDERRCRVEGSHWLPSQAYTMKLEGAAPAGYQGVILNTIRSPRYIQRFEEWISTLEARVRKTIEARLGLSSADYHLQFRAIGRDGTLGALETQTDTQPLEIGVMGIVTTPDAARTKEVLSMLNSPMLHFALPDDEEMPTHAFPFSPASMDRGVVYEFVLHHVMTVSDPIAAVRFNLETLGVPA, encoded by the coding sequence ATGACCGAGCAAGTGAAGATCCTGGTGCCCTCGGGCGCCCTGGGCGCGGGCAACAACCGCGCGCCCGAGCCGTTCGACCGCGGCGTGCGGGAAAAGCCCGACGTGATCGCGGTCGACGCCGGCTCGACAGATTCCGGCCCGCACTACCTGGGCTCGGCCAACCCAAAACCCTCGCGCGCTGTGCTGCGCTCGGAGCTGCGCCAGCTCATGGTCGCGCGTGCCGAACTCGGCGTGCCCCTGATCGTGGGCAGCTGCGGCACCTCGGGCGCCGACAACGGCGTGAACATCATGCGCGACATCTGCGCCGACATCGCCCGCGAACTCGGGCAGACGGTGCGCGTGGCCTGCCTCTACAGCGAGCAATCGGCCGACACGGTGAAGCAGGCGCTGCGCGAAGGCCGCATCCGCGCGCTCCAGCCCGAGCGCCCGATCGACGAAGCGCTGATCGACCGCTGCAGCCACATCGTCGGCCTCATGGGCGTGGAGCCCATCATCCACGCGCTGGAGCAGGGCGCAGACATCGTGCTGGCCGGACGCACCACCGACACCGCGCTGATGGCAGCGGTGCCCGTCATGCGCGGCCTGCCCGCAGGTGCGGCCTGGCATGCCGCCAAAACGCTGGAGTGCGGTGCGCTGTGCACCACGGCGCCCACGGTGGGCGCGGTGTTGGCCACGGTCGATGGCACGGGCTTCACCATCGAAGCGCTGTCCGAAGGCGGGCGCGCCACGCCGCGCACGGTGCACGCCCACATGCTCTACGAGAACGCCGACCCCTTCGTGCTCACCGAGCCCGGTGGCGTGCTCGACGTGACCGATGCCACCTACACTGCGCTGGACGAACGGCGCTGCCGCGTGGAAGGTTCGCACTGGCTGCCGAGCCAGGCCTACACCATGAAACTCGAAGGCGCGGCGCCGGCCGGTTACCAGGGCGTGATCCTCAACACCATCCGCTCGCCGCGCTACATCCAGCGCTTCGAGGAATGGATCAGCACGCTGGAGGCGCGGGTGCGCAAGACCATCGAGGCCCGCCTGGGCCTGAGCAGTGCCGACTACCACCTGCAGTTTCGCGCCATCGGCCGCGACGGCACCCTGGGCGCACTCGAAACCCAAACCGATACGCAGCCCTTGGAAATCGGCGTGATGGGCATCGTCACCACACCCGACGCGGCACGAACGAAGGAAGTGCTGTCCATGCTCAATTCGCCCATGCTGCACTTCGCGCTTCCCGACGACGAGGAGATGCCCACGCACGCCTTCCCGTTCTCGCCCGCGTCGATGGACCGTGGCGTCGTCTACGAGTTCGTGCTGCACCACGTCATGACCGTGAGCGACCCGATCGCGGCCGTGCGCTTCAACCTTGAAACCCTGGGAGTCCCCGCATGA
- a CDS encoding molybdopterin molybdotransferase MoeA, protein MPSSPAPSDVRMRGFAQRVEVATALAWIDHSARTLPAESVPMERVTARVLAADVTATMAVPEFDRSAMDGYGLRAHETTGAGEYNPIEFPVVGAAFPGRPFEGAVAPHSAVRIMTGAPVPQGVDAVVPAEYASEVDGVLTITRAVAPGQHVGHVGEDIALGATALRTGRRLRPQDAGLAASLGLTHLQVVRRPRVRLLVTGNEVRAAGEPKRPHEIYDANSMMLRGLVERDGGTIESHLRLGDEPQAIAAALSSVGADVVLISGGSSVGAEDHAPRLLAEAGELAIHGIAMRPSSPAGMGRVGDTLVFLLPGNPVSCLCAYDFFAGRAIRLLGGRPADWPYRRTQATVARKIVSQVGRVDYVRVKLGDEGLEPLALSGASMLSSTTRADGFVVVPAESEGHGPGSDVTVHLYENP, encoded by the coding sequence ATGCCCTCCTCCCCTGCCCCGTCCGATGTGCGCATGCGCGGCTTCGCGCAACGCGTGGAAGTGGCCACGGCACTGGCCTGGATCGACCACAGCGCGCGCACGCTGCCTGCGGAGTCCGTGCCCATGGAGCGCGTGACCGCACGCGTGCTCGCCGCCGATGTCACCGCGACCATGGCCGTGCCGGAGTTCGACCGCTCGGCCATGGACGGCTACGGACTGCGCGCGCACGAAACCACCGGCGCGGGCGAGTACAACCCGATCGAATTTCCCGTGGTGGGTGCCGCGTTTCCCGGCCGGCCTTTCGAGGGCGCGGTCGCACCGCATTCGGCGGTCCGCATCATGACCGGCGCTCCGGTGCCACAGGGCGTGGACGCCGTGGTGCCGGCCGAATACGCGAGCGAGGTGGACGGTGTGCTCACCATCACCCGGGCGGTGGCGCCGGGACAGCACGTGGGCCACGTGGGCGAAGACATCGCCCTGGGCGCCACGGCCTTGCGCACCGGGCGGCGGCTGCGCCCGCAGGACGCGGGCCTGGCCGCCTCGCTCGGCCTCACGCATCTGCAGGTCGTGCGCCGGCCGCGCGTGCGCCTCCTGGTCACGGGCAACGAAGTGCGCGCCGCTGGCGAGCCCAAACGCCCGCACGAAATCTACGACGCGAACTCGATGATGCTGCGCGGGCTGGTCGAGCGCGATGGCGGCACGATCGAATCGCACCTGCGCCTGGGCGACGAGCCGCAAGCCATCGCCGCCGCGCTCTCGTCGGTGGGGGCCGACGTGGTGCTGATTTCGGGCGGCTCCAGCGTGGGCGCGGAAGACCATGCGCCGCGCTTGCTGGCCGAGGCCGGTGAACTTGCGATCCATGGCATTGCCATGCGGCCTTCGAGCCCGGCGGGCATGGGGCGCGTGGGCGACACGCTGGTGTTCCTGTTGCCGGGCAACCCGGTGTCGTGTCTGTGTGCCTACGATTTTTTTGCCGGCCGCGCCATCCGCCTGCTCGGTGGCCGGCCCGCCGACTGGCCCTATCGGCGCACGCAAGCCACGGTCGCACGCAAGATCGTCTCGCAGGTCGGGCGCGTCGACTATGTGCGCGTGAAGCTGGGCGACGAAGGCCTGGAGCCGCTTGCGCTCTCGGGCGCGTCGATGCTGAGCAGCACCACCCGTGCCGATGGTTTCGTGGTCGTGCCCGCCGAAAGCGAAGGCCATGGCCCCGGCTCCGACGTCACCGTCCATCTCTACGAGAACCCGTGA
- a CDS encoding Bug family tripartite tricarboxylate transporter substrate binding protein produces the protein MTSPLASPQRRRLMLAGTAALLAAPSLRAQGSYPNKPVRVIVPSSPGSSQDLVARRIAIPLAQSLGQPVVVENVAGSGGMIGTAQIVRAPKDGYTIGVISSNFSISPYLYRQPFDPIKDVTPVAILTSGANVLMASPKLEAKNPAELFALAKTRTGDKTLTYASAGVGSTPHLAAAMMEMMAGIDLLHVPYKGLAYQPDLIANQIDMGFMPLPVAVPLVRAGTLRALAVTTSQRVPTLPDVPSFAESGLPGYEFAGWNAVIVGAGTPPAIVQRLNKEVLAALRTPDVIKYAENLGSRLVGGTPEEAARWVARDLDVLGKLAHRIGLKPEN, from the coding sequence ATGACTTCCCCTCTCGCATCCCCGCAACGCCGCCGCTTGATGCTCGCCGGCACCGCCGCGCTGCTGGCCGCGCCTTCGCTGCGCGCGCAAGGCAGCTACCCGAACAAGCCGGTGCGCGTGATCGTGCCGAGCTCGCCCGGCTCCTCGCAAGACCTGGTGGCGCGCCGCATCGCCATACCGCTGGCGCAGAGCCTGGGCCAGCCCGTGGTTGTGGAGAACGTGGCCGGCTCCGGCGGCATGATCGGCACCGCGCAGATCGTGCGCGCGCCCAAGGACGGCTACACCATCGGCGTGATCTCCAGCAACTTCAGCATCAGCCCCTACCTGTACCGCCAGCCCTTCGACCCGATCAAGGACGTGACCCCGGTGGCCATCCTCACCTCGGGCGCCAACGTGCTCATGGCCAGCCCCAAGCTGGAAGCGAAGAACCCGGCCGAACTGTTCGCGCTCGCCAAGACCCGCACCGGCGACAAGACCCTGACCTACGCCAGCGCGGGCGTCGGCTCCACCCCGCACCTGGCCGCGGCGATGATGGAAATGATGGCCGGCATCGACCTGCTGCACGTGCCCTACAAAGGCCTGGCCTACCAGCCCGACCTGATCGCCAACCAGATCGACATGGGCTTCATGCCGCTGCCCGTGGCCGTGCCCCTGGTGCGCGCCGGTACGCTGCGCGCGCTGGCCGTGACCACCTCGCAACGCGTGCCCACCTTGCCCGACGTGCCGAGCTTTGCCGAGTCCGGCCTGCCGGGCTACGAGTTCGCGGGTTGGAACGCCGTCATCGTTGGCGCGGGCACGCCACCCGCGATCGTGCAGCGCCTCAACAAGGAAGTGCTGGCCGCGCTGCGCACGCCCGACGTGATCAAGTACGCCGAGAACCTGGGCTCGCGCCTGGTGGGCGGCACGCCCGAGGAAGCCGCGCGCTGGGTGGCGCGGGATCTCGATGTGCTGGGCAAGCTCGCGCACCGCATCGGGCTCAAGCCCGAGAACTGA
- a CDS encoding phosphoglycerate dehydrogenase gives MASWRVVVTQRNFDAQTREHLAAHGCNVVEAELPAGQADADLDEDTLAHLLQGAAGWIVGHAHVTDRLLARLPALQVIARRGVGYERVDTQAVARHGKVATIAIGGNDACVSDHALGLMLAVAHRLREGQQRLETGSWAIPLGSDLYRKTVGVVGLGRIGRGVVQRLRGFECRVQVCSPRVDAAWAKSQGVDVVALTQLLETSDIVTLHAPLTPDTRFLIDAAALARMKPNGILVNTARGGLVEDRHLLAALEAGRLQGAGLDVFVSESDPAYAEVTRALVARPDVVATPHAGASTREALDRTNRIAAESVLAVLEGRAPRPECVVADGRNTHEKNQGRLAA, from the coding sequence ATGGCAAGCTGGCGCGTGGTCGTCACCCAACGCAATTTCGATGCGCAGACGCGCGAGCACCTCGCCGCCCACGGCTGCAACGTGGTCGAAGCCGAACTGCCCGCTGGCCAGGCCGATGCGGATCTGGACGAAGACACCCTGGCGCACCTGCTGCAAGGCGCGGCGGGCTGGATCGTCGGCCATGCGCACGTCACCGACCGCCTGCTGGCCCGCTTGCCGGCGCTGCAGGTGATTGCGCGGCGCGGCGTGGGCTACGAACGGGTCGACACCCAGGCCGTCGCACGCCATGGCAAAGTGGCCACCATCGCCATCGGCGGCAACGACGCCTGCGTGTCCGACCACGCGCTGGGCTTGATGCTGGCCGTGGCGCACCGCCTGCGCGAAGGCCAGCAGCGGTTGGAAACCGGCTCCTGGGCGATCCCGCTGGGCAGCGACCTCTACCGCAAGACGGTGGGCGTGGTGGGCCTGGGGCGCATCGGGCGCGGCGTGGTGCAGCGCCTGCGCGGTTTCGAATGCCGCGTCCAGGTCTGCAGCCCGCGCGTGGATGCGGCCTGGGCGAAGAGCCAAGGCGTTGACGTGGTCGCGCTGACGCAACTGCTGGAAACCTCGGACATCGTCACGCTGCACGCGCCCCTCACGCCCGACACCCGCTTTCTCATCGACGCCGCCGCGCTGGCGCGCATGAAGCCCAACGGCATCCTCGTCAACACCGCGCGCGGTGGCCTGGTGGAAGACCGGCACCTGCTCGCGGCGCTGGAAGCCGGCCGCTTGCAAGGCGCGGGGCTCGACGTGTTCGTGAGCGAGTCCGACCCGGCCTATGCCGAGGTGACGCGCGCCCTGGTCGCGCGGCCCGATGTGGTGGCCACACCCCACGCCGGCGCGTCCACGCGCGAGGCGCTGGACCGCACCAACCGCATCGCGGCCGAGTCGGTGCTTGCGGTGCTCGAAGGCCGCGCGCCGCGGCCGGAATGCGTCGTGGCCGATGGCCGAAACACACATGAAAAAAACCAAGGCCGACTGGCGGCCTGA
- a CDS encoding molybdopterin biosynthesis protein, with protein MKAQSQFLHVVTRDEAEQRFREHLSLTPLGKENLALVQALGRVLAVDVTAPIDVPGFDRSNVDGFAVQAADTWGAMEEQERELSLTDDVLAPGVVPRAPVFSGVASTIATGGMLPRGADAVVMVEHTDLAGDGRVQIRRAATAGENVSYAGSDIARGETVLRAGQPLSSREIGVLAALGLAEVSVYRKPRVAVFSTGNEIVAPGQPLPTGAVYDSNAAIIGAAIEELGGTPVHLGVVPDDEAALRSALQRGLAHDAVVFSGGTSKGEGDLSYRVVGALTDPGVVAHGVALKPGKPVCLAVTQGKPVVILPGFPTSAVFTFHEFLAPVIRAFAGRPLQPPREHQAATLPMRINSERGRTEYLLVGLVPGPEGLTAYPMGKGSGSVTTFSMADGFITIGQHTEMLEAGAPVEVQLLGKGLDAADLILIGSHCVGLDWLAGALMRQGVRIKSMSVGSTGGLMAAKRGECDVAGIHLMDPATGVYNRPLLTPALELIPGYGRMQGLVYRQGDARFEGRDVASAMAAALADPTCTMVNRNAGSGTRILIDRLLGDARPPGHGVQTKSHNAVAVAIAQGRADWGVAIDTVAHPYGLGFTPIQEERYDFVVPKARLERAPVQAFIALLQSEAARKALRELGFRVDTEAHDTGPV; from the coding sequence GTGAAAGCCCAATCGCAATTCCTCCACGTCGTCACGCGGGACGAGGCCGAGCAGCGTTTCCGCGAACACTTGAGCCTGACCCCGCTGGGCAAGGAAAACCTTGCGTTGGTGCAGGCCCTGGGCCGGGTGCTGGCCGTGGACGTGACCGCACCCATCGACGTGCCCGGCTTCGACCGCTCCAACGTCGACGGCTTCGCGGTGCAGGCCGCCGACACCTGGGGCGCGATGGAAGAGCAGGAGCGCGAGCTCTCGCTCACCGACGATGTGCTGGCGCCCGGTGTGGTGCCGCGCGCGCCCGTGTTCAGCGGCGTGGCCAGCACCATCGCCACCGGCGGCATGCTGCCGCGCGGCGCGGACGCGGTGGTGATGGTGGAACACACCGACCTCGCGGGCGATGGCCGCGTGCAGATCCGGCGCGCCGCCACGGCGGGCGAGAACGTCAGCTACGCGGGCAGCGACATCGCGCGTGGCGAAACGGTGTTGCGCGCCGGCCAGCCGCTGAGCTCGCGCGAGATCGGCGTGCTGGCGGCCCTGGGCCTGGCCGAGGTGAGCGTCTACCGCAAGCCGCGCGTGGCCGTGTTCTCCACCGGCAATGAAATCGTCGCACCGGGCCAGCCCTTGCCCACCGGCGCGGTGTACGACTCCAACGCCGCCATCATCGGCGCCGCCATCGAGGAGCTCGGTGGCACGCCGGTGCACCTGGGCGTGGTACCGGACGACGAGGCCGCGCTGAGGTCGGCGTTGCAGCGCGGCCTGGCGCACGACGCGGTGGTGTTCTCGGGTGGCACGTCCAAGGGCGAAGGCGATCTGTCCTACCGTGTCGTGGGCGCGCTCACCGACCCTGGCGTGGTCGCGCACGGCGTGGCACTCAAGCCGGGCAAGCCGGTGTGCCTGGCCGTGACGCAGGGCAAGCCGGTGGTGATCCTGCCCGGTTTCCCCACGTCGGCGGTGTTCACGTTTCACGAGTTCCTCGCGCCGGTGATCCGCGCGTTCGCCGGCCGTCCCCTGCAGCCGCCGCGCGAACACCAGGCCGCCACGCTGCCGATGCGCATCAACTCCGAACGCGGCCGCACCGAGTACCTGCTGGTGGGCCTGGTCCCCGGCCCCGAAGGCCTCACCGCGTACCCCATGGGCAAGGGCTCGGGTTCGGTGACCACCTTCAGCATGGCCGATGGGTTCATCACCATCGGACAACACACCGAGATGCTCGAAGCGGGCGCACCGGTCGAGGTGCAATTGCTCGGCAAGGGCCTGGACGCGGCAGACCTCATTCTGATCGGCAGCCACTGCGTGGGGCTGGACTGGCTGGCCGGCGCGTTGATGCGTCAGGGCGTGCGCATCAAGTCCATGAGCGTGGGCAGCACCGGCGGTTTGATGGCCGCCAAGCGCGGCGAGTGCGACGTGGCGGGCATCCATTTGATGGACCCGGCCACGGGGGTCTACAACCGGCCGCTGCTCACACCCGCACTCGAGCTCATTCCCGGCTATGGCCGCATGCAGGGCCTGGTGTACCGCCAAGGCGATGCGCGCTTCGAAGGGCGCGACGTGGCATCCGCGATGGCCGCAGCCCTCGCGGACCCCACCTGCACCATGGTCAACCGCAACGCTGGCAGCGGCACACGCATTCTGATCGACCGCCTGCTCGGGGACGCACGGCCACCGGGCCATGGCGTGCAGACCAAGTCGCACAACGCCGTGGCGGTGGCCATTGCGCAAGGCCGTGCGGACTGGGGGGTGGCGATCGACACGGTGGCGCACCCGTACGGCCTGGGCTTCACGCCGATCCAGGAAGAGCGCTACGACTTCGTGGTGCCCAAGGCGCGTCTCGAACGCGCGCCGGTGCAGGCGTTCATCGCCTTGCTGCAATCCGAGGCCGCGCGCAAGGCCTTGCGCGAGCTCGGCTTTCGCGTCGACACCGAAGCCCACGACACCGGCCCCGTTTGA
- a CDS encoding NAD(P)-dependent alcohol dehydrogenase: MVSLMKAAVFVDKNRIEVVDKPIPDVGPNDALVRITTTTICGTDVHILRGEYPVAKGLTVGHEPVGVIEKLGSAVQGYAEGQRVIAGAICPNFNSYAAQDGAPSQDGSYLVPQGLCGCHGFKATAGWRFGNLIDGTQAEYVLVPDAQANLAPIPDGLSDEQVLMCPDIMSTGFKGAENANIRIGDTVVVFAQGPIGLCATAGARLLGASTIIGVDGNDHRLAIARQLGADVVLNFQRCDVVDEVMKITNGRGADASIEALGTQATFESALRVLKPGGTLSSLGVYSGDLTIPLSAFAAGLGDHRIATALCPGGKERMRRLMNVLASGRVDLGLMVTHHHRLEDIVTAYDLFAHQRDGVLKVAIKP; the protein is encoded by the coding sequence ATGGTCTCCTTGATGAAAGCCGCGGTATTCGTCGACAAGAACCGCATCGAAGTCGTCGACAAACCCATCCCCGATGTGGGGCCGAACGATGCGCTGGTCCGCATCACCACCACCACGATCTGCGGCACCGATGTGCATATCCTGCGGGGCGAGTACCCGGTGGCCAAGGGGCTCACTGTCGGACACGAGCCGGTGGGCGTGATCGAGAAACTGGGCAGCGCGGTTCAAGGTTACGCCGAAGGCCAGCGCGTGATCGCCGGCGCCATCTGCCCCAACTTCAATTCCTATGCGGCGCAGGATGGCGCACCGTCGCAGGACGGCAGCTACCTGGTGCCCCAGGGGCTGTGCGGCTGCCATGGCTTCAAGGCCACGGCGGGCTGGCGGTTCGGCAACCTGATCGACGGCACGCAAGCCGAATACGTGCTGGTGCCCGATGCGCAAGCCAACCTCGCCCCCATTCCCGATGGCCTGAGCGACGAGCAGGTGCTGATGTGCCCCGACATCATGTCCACCGGCTTCAAGGGCGCGGAAAACGCCAACATCCGCATCGGCGATACCGTCGTGGTGTTTGCGCAGGGGCCGATCGGTCTGTGCGCCACCGCCGGCGCGCGGCTGCTCGGCGCGTCCACCATCATCGGGGTGGACGGGAACGACCACCGACTGGCGATCGCCCGGCAGCTGGGCGCCGATGTCGTGCTCAACTTCCAGCGCTGCGATGTCGTGGACGAGGTCATGAAGATCACCAACGGACGCGGCGCGGATGCATCGATCGAGGCGCTGGGCACGCAGGCCACGTTCGAGTCCGCTCTGCGCGTTCTCAAACCGGGCGGCACGCTGTCCAGCCTGGGCGTCTACTCGGGCGACCTGACGATCCCGCTGTCGGCCTTCGCGGCCGGCCTGGGCGACCACCGCATCGCCACGGCGCTCTGCCCCGGCGGCAAGGAGCGCATGCGCCGACTGATGAATGTGCTGGCCTCGGGCCGGGTGGACCTGGGCCTGATGGTCACGCACCACCACAGGCTGGAAGACATCGTGACCGCCTACGACCTCTTCGCCCACCAGCGCGATGGGGTGCTGAAGGTGGCCATCAAACCCTGA
- a CDS encoding lactonase family protein gives MTDRRAMLGALVGAAGASLAGCASPSPAAPAAAATKTALYRNVGDVLEHFEVDADAATLTRRGVVRLPAGLQYAWPHPSRQVLYATSSNRGSDLPGEVHHLSALRIDPVTGALQALGAPVPLKARSIHMSVDREGHFVLVAYSEPAGVSVHCIEADGRIGDEVAQPAALQLGIYPHQILAAPGNRKVLLVSRGHNAHGGKPEDPGVLHLLRFENGVLTPLQSVAPNGGYGFGPRHLDFHPTQPWVFVSLERQNRLDVFQLDGERLSSAPLFSRSTLGQPDQVRPRQLPSAIHVHPNGSVVYVANRGLATEPFNGRNVFQGGENTISVFAIHPRTGEPTLIQSIDTRAYHVRTFALDASSRLLVAASIAPMNVREGDRVTAVPARLSVFRVLADGRLEFVRTYGVATEKNFQWWMGMVGLPAVT, from the coding sequence ATGACCGACCGCCGTGCCATGCTCGGCGCACTCGTGGGGGCCGCCGGTGCGTCCCTCGCGGGCTGCGCCAGCCCGTCGCCTGCCGCGCCAGCCGCTGCCGCCACGAAGACCGCGCTGTACCGCAACGTGGGCGATGTGCTCGAACATTTTGAAGTCGATGCCGACGCCGCCACGCTCACCCGCCGGGGCGTGGTGCGCCTGCCGGCCGGCCTGCAGTACGCCTGGCCCCACCCTTCGCGCCAGGTGCTCTACGCCACCTCCAGCAACCGCGGTTCCGACCTGCCCGGCGAAGTGCACCACCTGAGCGCCTTGCGCATCGACCCCGTCACCGGCGCGCTGCAAGCCCTGGGCGCACCCGTGCCCTTGAAGGCGCGCTCGATCCACATGAGCGTGGACCGCGAAGGCCACTTCGTGCTGGTCGCCTACAGCGAGCCGGCCGGCGTGTCGGTGCACTGCATCGAGGCCGATGGCCGCATCGGCGATGAAGTGGCGCAGCCCGCCGCGCTCCAACTGGGCATCTACCCGCACCAGATCCTGGCCGCCCCCGGAAACCGCAAGGTGCTGCTGGTTTCGCGCGGGCACAACGCCCACGGCGGCAAACCCGAAGACCCGGGCGTGCTGCACCTGCTGCGCTTCGAGAACGGCGTGCTCACGCCCCTGCAGTCCGTGGCGCCCAACGGCGGCTACGGCTTCGGTCCGCGCCATCTCGACTTTCATCCCACGCAGCCCTGGGTGTTCGTGTCGCTGGAGCGGCAGAACCGGCTCGACGTGTTCCAGCTCGACGGCGAACGCCTTTCCAGCGCGCCGCTGTTCAGCCGCAGCACCCTGGGCCAACCCGACCAAGTGCGCCCGCGCCAGTTGCCCAGCGCGATCCACGTTCACCCCAACGGCTCGGTGGTCTACGTGGCCAACCGGGGGCTGGCGACCGAGCCCTTCAACGGGCGCAACGTGTTCCAGGGCGGCGAGAACACCATCTCCGTTTTTGCGATCCACCCGCGCACCGGTGAGCCCACGCTCATCCAGTCCATCGACACACGGGCCTACCACGTGCGCACCTTTGCGCTGGACGCCAGCTCGCGCCTGCTGGTGGCCGCGTCGATCGCACCCATGAACGTGCGCGAAGGCGACCGCGTCACGGCGGTGCCCGCGAGGCTCTCAGTGTTCCGTGTGCTCGCCGATGGCCGTCTGGAATTCGTGCGCACCTATGGCGTGGCCACCGAGAAGAACTTCCAGTGGTGGATGGGCATGGTGGGCTTGCCGGCCGTTACGTGA
- a CDS encoding DUF4387 family protein, which produces MNGSTTGYHIRSKNAGPFWLTVDIFCDDAATYQRLCRDARLAHATIGTLLRTDTPSIKTFHIDALNVIKISLPRPVVQGALDDRDMHGAAWANLVRESLAA; this is translated from the coding sequence ATGAACGGCAGCACCACCGGTTACCACATCCGCTCCAAGAACGCTGGCCCCTTCTGGCTCACGGTCGACATCTTCTGCGACGATGCGGCCACCTACCAGCGCCTGTGCCGCGACGCGCGCCTGGCGCACGCCACCATCGGCACGCTGCTGCGCACCGACACCCCGAGCATCAAGACCTTCCACATCGACGCGCTCAACGTCATCAAGATCAGCCTGCCGCGCCCCGTGGTGCAAGGCGCGCTGGACGACCGCGACATGCACGGCGCCGCCTGGGCCAACCTGGTGCGCGAATCGCTGGCCGCGTAG